The Bacillus carboniphilus genome segment ACGATATGAATTTTTACGTCAATCATAGTTGAACCGCCGTATACCGAACGGTACGTACGGTGGTGTGAGAGGTCGGGGGTTAGTCACCCCCTCCTACTCGATTTGCCTTGCTTTGATTCTTTGATTTTTGGTCAGGTCTCGATTTCCTTTTGGCATTTTTATAAACATCTGGGGTCAGATTATTATTCGGTGCAGCTTGTTCGTTCCAATCGGCCATGGTTTCTCCTCCTTTAGCCCTTCGTAGAATCTCCATCCATCATTTTTTCAAATTCTTTCATTTTTTCATTTGTTTTTCCTGATAAGTGAAATGGATTCTTCTCTTGGTCAAACCCACTCTTCTTAGTGAAAGTTACACCAACTTCTTGTCCCATTGAATCGTTAATGATGCTTTCCTTTTCTCCGTCGGGATGAATACTTGCTTCTTCACCTACAAATGAATCTCTTCTTGGCATGATGATCAACTCCTTATCTTTAAAGTGAGAAGCTTTTCAGTTTTTTATTCCATTAACTTTTACTATTCAGGAAATAAGAGGTATTGATGCCGTTTGGGAGATTTTAACTTTAATAATTTTGAGATAATTTTATTGACAACGTTTTCATAAATGATATATATTAGTACCGTAATAAGGAAAGCGGTTCCACGATAAGGAACAACAAAAAGAAAAGGGGAGATGCCGTTGATTCAGTCTGTGGACCGTGCATTGTATATCTTGGACATATTAAAAAATAATCCAAGAGGACTTGGCGTTACTGAAATAGCGGGTCGTCTTGAAGTGGCAAAAAGCACAGCTCATAGATTACTAGCTTCATTAGAGGAACATGGCTATGTTCAAAAGGTTGGTAAAGAAGCGAATTATCGTCTTGGTTTAAAATTCATTGAGATGAATCAAGTCGTTGTAGAAAACCTAAATGTGGTAGAGCTAGCTCGTCCGTATTTGGAACAATTAAGCTCTGCGACAGGTGAAATTGTCCACCTTGTCATGTTGGATGGCTACGAGATTGTTTATATCGATAAAGTTGATAATTCTTCAACCATTCGGATTTATTCTCAAATTGGAAGAAGAGCACAACTACACTGTACAGGTGTTGGAAAAGCAATCTTAGCTTACTATGACGATACAAGAATCAATGAGTTTATTAAAAACAACGATTTTCGTTCTTATACAGAAAACACTATTACAGATGGACAAGCATTGTTGCAGGAACTGAAATACATTAGAGAATCTGGTATTTCTTACGATAAGGAAGAACATGAGCCAGGTATTCAATGTGTGGCTGCGCCGATAAAAGATCATCAAAACAATGTTCAATATGCCATAAGTGTTACAGGACCATTAACTCGAATGACGCAGGAAAAGCTTAAGGAATGTATTCCAAAGTTAAAGGAAACTGTAAATCATATATCTAGACAACTAGGATATCGATTTTCATAAAAAATAAATCATCTTTGATAAACAATAATGGAGGTAAACTTACATGAAGAAATTTAAACTACTTAGTTTATTGTTAGCTTTATCATTAGTATTAGCTGCTTGCGGTGGCTCAAAAGAAGAGGGGAAAGAAAAGGCTTCAGGTTCTGATTTCCCAAATAAGTCAATTGAACTAATTGTTCCTTATGCTGCTGGTGGGGGTACAGATTCACTAGCTCGTTCATTCGCTGACCAAACAGATATTGGTGAATCAGTTGCAGTTGTTAACCGTGAAGGTGGCGGTGGTGCTGTAGGTATGCAAAACGGTGCCAATGCAAAAGCTGACGGTTACACAGTTTCAATGGTTACAGTTGAATTATTAACGTTACCACACAGTGGATTAGCACAATTCTCTTATGAAGACTTCCAACCAATTGCGTTATTAAACGAAGATCCTGCAGCGATTACAGTTTCTGCAGATGCACCATGGAATACAATTGACGAATTTATTGCAGCAGCAAAAGAAGAGAACTTAAAAGTAGGTAACTCTGGTACAGGTGCAATTTGGCACTTAGCGGCTTCTGCGTTTGAACAAGAAACAGGTGTAACTTTCAACCATGTTCCATTTGAAGGTGCTGCTCCAGCAGTAACAGCTCTACTAGGCGGACATATTGATGCAGTAGCAGTAAGTCCTGCAGAAGTACGTACACAAGTTGAAGCTGGTGAATTAAAAGTGCTAGCAGTAATGTCCGACAACCGTGTTGAAGCTCTTCCAGAAGTTCCAACATTAAAAGAAAGTGGAATCGACCTTTCTATCGGTACTTGGCGTGGTCTAGCTGTTCCAAAAGATACTCCTGAAGATGTTGTTCAAAAGCTAGAAGAATCATTTGGAAAAACAGCTCAAGCAGATGCATTCAAAGATACTCTAAACAAATTAGGTTTAGGATATCGTTATGAAGATGGAGAAGGGTTCAAAGCGCTTCTAAAAGAGCAAGACGAACTATTTGCAGAACTAATTCCTTCATTAGAATTAAACTAAACGGCAATAATACGTAGAGGCTAGAGGAATCTAGCCTCTACTCTTTGATAAAGGGAGATTTAATTTGCGTTAGGAAAACGGGAGGTGCCTGAAGTGACATTGGCAAACAGAATCATCGGAACATTGTTAGTTATCCTTTCTGCCTATGTTTGGTTTACTGCTAATGCTTTTCCAGAATCCATTGGTGTTGGTCCTGGAGCTGATTTCTTTCCAAAGCTTTCAGCGGCTTCACTGGCCATTCTATCTATCATGTTAATCCTTAAGAAAGAGAAATCAGATGAATCGATCTTCTCAGTTTCAGGTAGTAGTGCTTGGAAATTTGTTATTGGATTTATTACCATGATTGTATTTGTGATTTTAGTAGAAATCATCGGTTTTACGGTAGCTGCCACATTGTTCGGTATCAGCTGGCTGTGGTTAATGGGGATACGTAAACTTGTTAAGTTATTCTTAATTCCGATACTCGTTAGTCTTTTAATAACCTTAGTATTTGAACAACTACTTAATGTACCTATCCCACACGGAATCATATATTAAGGAGGCTTAGAAAGATGGATTATCTCCTTCAAGGATTTGGAAATGTCTTTGCGCCGGAAGTTATTTTACTGATAATTGCTGGTGTTATTGTTGGAATTATTATCGGGGCATTACCAGGTCTTACTGCCACTATGGGTGTGGCCTTGTTTTTGCCGGTCACGTTTGGAATGGATGCGGTAACTGGTATTCTTTTGTTAATTGGTGTGTACTTTGGATCAATTTATGGAGGATCTATAGCGGCCATTTTATTAAATACACCTGGAACGCCAGCTTCTGCTGCAACTGCTTTAGATGGTCATCCGTTAACTCAGTCTGGTAAGGCTGGGAAAGCATTAGGGATATCAGCTATTGCGTCAGCGGCAGGAGGAATTATAAGTGTCTTACTGTTAATCTTTATTTCTCCTCAGCTAGCAGAGGTTGCCCTTAACTTTAGTGCACCAGAGATGTTTGGGTTAGCTTTATTTGGTTTAAGTATTATTTCAAGTATTTCTGGAGGATCTGTTTTAAAAGGCTTAATCGCTGGTGTGTTTGGTTTAGTTATATCCACTATTGGAATGGATCCTATGACGAGTTACCCAAGGTTTACTTTTGAACAGCTTTCCTTATTAAATGGTTTAAACTTCATCCCGGTAATGATTGGACTTTTTGCTGTTTCTGAAGCACTAGTAACATTAGAGGATGAATTAAAAGGAAACGGAAAGATGAAGAAAGTGGTAGCTAGTTATATCCTTCCAAAGTGGAGAGAGCTTAAGACATTATGGGTAACAATGATTCGCTCTGGCTTTATTGGATCTTTCATTGGAATCATCCCCGGTGCTGGTGCTGATATAGCTGCCTTTGTGTCTTATAACGAAGCAAAACGATTTGCTAAAAAAGAGGAAAAGGATACATTTGGTAAAGGGAATCCTAAAGGAATTGCTGCTGCAGAAGCTGCTAATAATGGTGTTACTGGTGGGGCAATGGTTCCATTGCTGACTCTTGGTATCCCCGGTGATGCGGTTGCAGCTGTGTTATTAGGAGCACTTGTTGTTCAAGGTATCCAACCAGGTCCACAGCTTTTCACTACAAGCGCAGATCTTGTCTATACATTATTTGCAGGTATGCTAGTCGCGAATATTTTAATGTTAATTTTCGGATTAAGCGGTATACGTTTGTTTACGAAAATACTAAAGGTACCAAAAAATACTTTAGCAGTGGCCATTTTAGTACTATCTGTTGTCGGATCCTACGCGATCAGTAATAATTTCTTTGATGTTTACACAATGCTAGGGGCGGGGATCATTGGATACTTTATGAAAAAATTCGGTTTCCCAGCATCACCAATTGTACTAGCACTTATTTTAGGACCAATGGCTGAAAGTGAAATGAGACGTGCTCTCGTCATGTCAGAAGGAAGCTATTCGATTTTCCTAACTCGTCCCATTTCATTAACGTTTATTATCCTTGCCATTCTTTCACTAGTAGTACCTATCATCATGAATCAACTAAAAAAGAAAAAAGCTGCTAACTAATAGTTTGCTTTCTTGGGGGTAAAAGAAATGTATCCAGAGCTAGTAACAATAGGAGAAACGATGGTCGTGTTAGAGGCAGCAGAAGATGGACCTCTTCGTTATGTTCCTCAATTCAATAAACGTCACGGAGGCGCAGAGTCTAATGTGGCAATTGGAGTAACTCGACTGGGCCATTCTGCCGGTTGGATTAGCCAAGTAGGGGACGATGAGCTTGGTAAATTTTTAGTATCTGCTATCCGAGGAGAAGGAGTAGATACTTCTAGAGTCACTTATAATGAGAAGTTTCCTACTGGACTTTATATAAAAGAGAGAATCAGAGAGGGTAGCACACAAGTCTACTACTATCGAAAAGGTTCTGCTGCAAGTCAGTTGAATCAGGATTCTATTGATTGGGAATATATCAAAAACGCCAAAATAATTCATCTTACAGGAATTACACCATTCTTAAGTGAAAGTTGTATGAAGGTTGTTGAAGAGATTATTGATTTTGTTAAAAAAAATAACCTTTTTCTTTCCTTTGACCCAAATTTAAGGCATAAGTTAATGGCTGATTATCCAAACGCAAAGGAAATGGTCCTTAAGTTTGCCAAACAAGCAGACATTTTTATGCCTGGTATCGATGAGGCAGAGTATCTTCTTGGAACAAAGGATTACGAAGAAATAGCCGATTATTTTATTAAAGCAGGAGTCTCAAAGATTTGCATTAAGAACGGGGATAAAGGAACTTATTATCAATCTGTAGATGGTGAAAAAGGTTTCTTACCAAGCTTCAAAGTAGATCGTGTCATTGATCCAGTAGGTGCTGGAGATGGATTTGCTGCTGGAGTAATCTCAGGACTTTTAGAAGCCAAATCTCTAGAAGAATCGGTTCGCCTGGGCGCTAAGATTGGTGCAATGGTTGTGACGGTTAAAGGAGATATAGAGGGATTACCTGAAAGGCAAGCGTTAGAACAATTTACTGGTGAAGAAACAGACGTACTTAGATAGGAGATGTAGTGATGAAGCAAGAGATGCTTACGAAAATTTTAGATGCAGGTATAGTAGCCGTTGTTCGTCGAATTGATCGAGATAAGGTGATGGATGTTATTTCTGCCCTTGTCGAGGGAGGCGTTACCGGAATTGAAATGACAATGGACTCCGATGACGTTCTGGGTGCCATTTCAGAGGCAAAAGCAAAGTTTGGAGATCGTGCGGTAATTGGTGCAGGAACGGTGCTGGATGGTGAAACAGCAAGAATGGCTATTCAGGCAGGTGCAGAATTTATCTTTGCTCCGACGCTGAACCAAGATACCATAGCTATTGCAAACCGATACGGAAAAATCGCTATTCCAGGAGTATTTACTCCGACTGAAATTCTTCAGGCTTATGAATGGGGAGCAGACCTAGTGAAGGTTTTCCCAGCTAGCGTTTTAGGTAGCAAATTTATAAAGGACGTCCGTGGTCCTCTTGGTCATATTCCAATGATGCCTACTGGAGGCATTGATTTAGATAATGTGGCTGAATACATTAAAGCCGGTGCTGTGGCAGCTGGAGTAGGCGGATCGCTGCTAAACAAGAATTACATTAAAAACAGTGAGTGGGACAAGTTAACTGCATTAGCAGCACAGTATGTTGAAAAAGTGAAAGAAGCTAGAAACGGATAGACGATAAGAATCAAGAGACTCTGTGAAGGGGTCTCTTTTTATGTCTTTTATCAACGCTGATTTTGCATATTTTGTTGCTTCTGGACCATAGCTAATTCCCTAAAAGGTGGACGTTGATTTGCATGAACGCAAAGCACCGAAACGTTCCCTGCTCAAGGAAGAAACGTTAAAAGAGGGAACGCAAAGCACGGAAACGTTCCCTGTTCAAGGAACAAACGTTAAAAGAGGGAACGGAAAGCACGGAAACGTTCCCTGCTCAAGGAAGAAACGTTAATCGGGGGAACGCAAAGCACGGAAACGTTCCCTGCTCAAGGAAGAAACGTTAATCGAGGGAACGCAAAGCACGGAAACCCTGCTCAAGGAAGAAACGTTTATCGAGGGAACGCAAAGCACGGAAACGTTCCCTGTTCAAGGAAGAAACGTTTATCGAGGGAACGCAAAGCACGGAAACGTTCCCTGTTCAAGGAAGAAACGTTAAAAGAGGGAACGCAAAGCACGGAAACGTTCCCTGTTCAAGGAAGAAACGTTAAAAGAGGGAACGCAAAGCACGGAAACGTTCCCTGCTCAAGGAAGAAACGTTAAAAGAGGGAACGCGAAGCACGGAAACGTTCCCTTTTTTAATTTTTCTTTTATGGAGCGGGTGCTTTTCCTGGATTTAAGCTAAATACTTATGATTACCTTGTATTGGTTCACTTGTGCTTCTTACAAAACAAACATCATTCATTTCTTCCTGTCCCGTTGGGCTGGCAATCTCTTTCCAACCCGGACACGTTCTCATCTATCTGTCCCGTTTGACTCCTCATCTGCTCTCAAACGGGATACGTTCTCATCTAGCTGTCCCGGTTGACTCTCCATCTGCTCTCAAGCGGGACACGTTCTCATCTAGCTGTCCCGTTTGACTCTCCATCTCCTCGCAAACGGGACACGTTCCCATCTAGCTGTCCCATTTGACTCTTCATCTGCTCGCAAACGGGACACGTTCCATGCTAGCTGTCCCGTTTGACTCTTCATCTGCTCGCAAACGGACACGTTCTTATCGAGCTGTCCCGTTTGACTCTTCATCAATTCCCAAACGGGACACGTTCTCATCTAGCTGTCCCGTTTGACTCTCCATCTGCTCTCAAGCGGGACACGTTCTCATCTAGCTGTCCCGTTTGACTCTCCATCTCCTCGCAAACGGGACACGTTCCCATCTAGCTGTCCCATTTGACTCTTCATCTGCTCGCAAACGGGACACGTTCCATGCTTGCTGTCCCGTTTGACTCTTCATCTGCTCGCAAACGGGACACGTTCTCATCTAGCTGTCCCGTTTGACTCTTCATCATCCCCAAACGGGACACGTTCCCATCTAGCTGTCCCATTTGACTCTTCATCTGCTCGCAAACGGGACACGTTCTCCTCCAGCTGTCCCATTTGACTCTCTATCTCTTCTCAAACTGGACACACACCATATTCCATCTAAACAATCTTAAAATAAACAAAAAAACACCACAGCCCCATGGACTGCGGTATGCTACTTGAACGAAAAAAAGAGAGAGTCCCCTCTCCCTTTTTTATAAATTGCTTGCGTGACCGTTATAAATGACGCCACCTGCACCAATCTTTCTTCAGCTGAAACAGATAGCATTTAATCAGTTGGTCTTTTCCCGAGTCTACTTCACTTTACCCTTTTATTGATCATTTCCACCTGAATAGCTTAGCTGTAAATCCAAACCTTTACTAAGTTTGAAAAGAACATGTTCCTGATTTTGACCATGTACGCCTAAGTCTAATTGGCTATTAGCCGAAGCATCCGCATTTAGAGCGCTATTTGTTTTAACTAAGTTAAGTAAGGTGTTAGCAGTTCCATTAACTTCTGCTTCTGTCATAACGTCTAGGCTCGAATTTGTAGTTGAATGAGACTCAACAGAAGTTTCAGGATCAGCTTCCCAACTTTGCAGAGCCGTCCGAATCTAGATTTGCTGAAACATCTGATTCACTCTTACTTGCCAAAACTTCTTTAAACGTACAAACATTAGGGGAAGAGATAACCGTTTTACTCACAACAACACTATTGGTTTCTAAGCCATTATCATTGCCTGTAGAGCTGGCATCCGATTTTACGGAAGTACTCGTTTTACCTTTAACCGATGTATTAGAGCTCGCTTCATCTGTAACAGTTGAGCTTACTTTTCCTTTTAAAGAAGTGTGTGCTTCAGAATCTGCATCAATTGTAGAATCTATATTAGAATCGCTTTCAGTTTTCACATCAGCTTCTACAGATGTTTGGGCTTTTAATGAAGCTTTTGCATCTATTTCCTGGTCGGCAAAAATCGAAACCGAATCCTCAGTAGCAGCTTGAGTTTTTACATCGATTACAGATTCTATATTTAAAGTTTTACCTAAAGAACCAAATAGGCTTGCATTTGTCTCACTATCAGATGTAGCGTCTAATTCGAAAGCTAAGCTAGATGTACTTCCTACAAAAATCCCCATTGTCATAACTCCAGCAACTGTTACCATTTTCAAACCTTTCATCCATTTCATTATAAAATCTCTCCTTCTTCTCTTTTAGTTATTTAAATAAACGTTTGTTAAATAAACGTTTGTAAGAAGAAGGATGATTCTGGTGGTTGGGTCGGAGGAGCATTCAACCACTGATCAAAATAAAAGGTGATCCGGTCTACATGTAGAACCTGCTTTGCTCTTGAAAAATGAGCCTCATCTGAAATAAAACCATATAAGGTGTTTATATTTTGTCCATCCACCATGTTTACTGAATGCCCAACTGGATTGTAGCTGGGTGCAAGAATCGGATGTGATTGAAGCACAAGTGAATCTGAATCACCCTGTTCCTCTGTAAAAGGAAAAGATCCGAATCTCTCGTTGTTATTTGTAGTTTCGGTTGTTAGGTTCGGTGCTTTTTTTTCTTCCTCTTTTAAACTAATTTCTACAGGTAGCACTACCTCAGATATTTCTCTAATGTTACGTTCGTTAAGAGGGATGCTACTGGGTTCAGTAAGGTTAATTTTTACTTCTAATTGTAAGGGCTCGGAAGCAGTATCAATTTCTACTGAAGCAGGCAGTTTTTCATCGATCCATTTTTTTGATTCTTTAACAGGTTCGACTATTTTGGTAGTTATGTTTTCACTTTCTGAAATTACTGTTTTCGTCACTTCCTGGATAGGGGTTTCAATCTCCAGTTGTACTTGGTTCTCTACTGGCGAAGTTTCCACTACGTCTATAACAGATTGTAATGTCAATGTATCTTCTGCTGAGGCAGTAGATGAAAAACAAAATGATACCAATAGTACAAATAGGAAGCAGAATCCTCTCAAAAGAAAACTCACCACCTTTCTAAGAGACAATCTTTATTCATTTATATTGTTATTTTCCAGTTTTATATATGTCTAAACCTATTGAACATGGAAAATGAGCTAATTTTACTGGTGCACTCATGACTTTTAGAACTTTATTACCAGGAAAAATGGGATAGAAGGGTAAGTAGATAAGGTTGAAGGAAATGAAAATAACACTCCAAATATCTACCAATTTGTTGTAAACTTAGTATTACATAAATTTTCTAAATTATTAGTCTATTAGGGTGGGGGAGAAAATAATATGGAGGCAATCGGGATTAAACCATACTTACATGTCCGAACTGCAAAAAATCCAGTTTATCACCCAAGTGGTGATTCAATTAGTTTTTTAACAGATTATACTGGGATTCCACAGGTTTGGGACTATAAGAAAGGGGAAGGTTGGCCTTCTCAGGTTTCTTTTACGGATGAACGAATCATTTTTGTGGAGTACATAAATGGTACAGAGAAGAGAATCATTGGAATGGATGAAGGTACGAATGAACGGCAGCAGCTTTATCTATTACATGATGATGGTGAACTCACACCTTTGACCGATTCTCCTGACCATATTCATCAGTATGGTGGAAGTTCACCTAATGGAGAATGGATTGCTTGGTCTAGTAATCGAAGAAACCCTGCGTATTTTGATATTTATATTCAAAACATCGATACTTTTGAGACAAGGCAAGTTTTTTCCGAAGATGGTACATACTCCCCGGTCAAGTGGCATCCGAATGGGGTGAGTTTACTTATTCAAAGGACGAATTCAAATTTGGATAATGACCTTGGCTTACTTGATATCCAAACAGGTGATTTGGTTTGGATTACTCCTCATAAGGATGAAGCCAAATTTTTCTCACCTCATTTTAGTAAGGATGGAAAAAGGTTATATCTATTATCGAACATGGGACAAGAATTTACGGGGTTAGCCATGATTGATTTAATTACAAAGAAGTTTTCATGGGTTGACCAAAGGGACTGGGATTTAGAAGAACTTTGTATGAGTCCAGATAAAGGTTCATTGGCCTATACAGTAAATGAAGGTGGCATTTCAAAAGGAATTATTCATGATCTAATCGATGGAAATTTTTACACTTGGAAAACACCGATGGGGGTTATTTCTGAGCTTGCGTTTTCCCCAGATGGAAAAAGGCTTGCGTATGTTTTTAATGGTTCTATCTATCCATCTGATATTTGGGAGTTACACTTAGAAACGTTTGTCACAACGAGAGTGACATATGTATCTAAATCAACTGAGGTTGATTGCCGACTGATAGAGCCTGAACTTATCCATTATTCTTCTTTCGATGATTTAGAAATTCCGGCATTCTACTATAAACCTAAAAATAAAGGGTGCCATCTACCTGTTGTCGTCTTTGTCCATGGTGGACCTGAGAGTCAAATTAGGCCAGTTTACAATCCCTTTTTACAGTATTTCTTAAATAGGGGATATGCCGTATGTACCCCAAATGTCCGAGGTAGTACAGGATATGGTAAGACTTATACTCACTTAGATGATGTTAGAAGAAGGATGGACTCGGTGAAGGACTTAGCATACCTTGTCGAGTGGTTAAAAAAAGAAGGGGATGCGGACCCGAACCAAATAGCCGTTATGGGAAGAAGCTATGGAGGTTTTATGGTGCTCGCGGCTATTACGCATTACCCGGATTTATGGTCAGCTGCTATTGATATTGTGGGTATCTCAAGCTTCCGGACTTTCTTAGAAAACACGAGCCCTTGGCGTCGGAAACTAAGAGAAGC includes the following:
- a CDS encoding tripartite tricarboxylate transporter substrate binding protein, which translates into the protein MKKFKLLSLLLALSLVLAACGGSKEEGKEKASGSDFPNKSIELIVPYAAGGGTDSLARSFADQTDIGESVAVVNREGGGGAVGMQNGANAKADGYTVSMVTVELLTLPHSGLAQFSYEDFQPIALLNEDPAAITVSADAPWNTIDEFIAAAKEENLKVGNSGTGAIWHLAASAFEQETGVTFNHVPFEGAAPAVTALLGGHIDAVAVSPAEVRTQVEAGELKVLAVMSDNRVEALPEVPTLKESGIDLSIGTWRGLAVPKDTPEDVVQKLEESFGKTAQADAFKDTLNKLGLGYRYEDGEGFKALLKEQDELFAELIPSLELN
- a CDS encoding S9 family peptidase, whose translation is MEAIGIKPYLHVRTAKNPVYHPSGDSISFLTDYTGIPQVWDYKKGEGWPSQVSFTDERIIFVEYINGTEKRIIGMDEGTNERQQLYLLHDDGELTPLTDSPDHIHQYGGSSPNGEWIAWSSNRRNPAYFDIYIQNIDTFETRQVFSEDGTYSPVKWHPNGVSLLIQRTNSNLDNDLGLLDIQTGDLVWITPHKDEAKFFSPHFSKDGKRLYLLSNMGQEFTGLAMIDLITKKFSWVDQRDWDLEELCMSPDKGSLAYTVNEGGISKGIIHDLIDGNFYTWKTPMGVISELAFSPDGKRLAYVFNGSIYPSDIWELHLETFVTTRVTYVSKSTEVDCRLIEPELIHYSSFDDLEIPAFYYKPKNKGCHLPVVVFVHGGPESQIRPVYNPFLQYFLNRGYAVCTPNVRGSTGYGKTYTHLDDVRRRMDSVKDLAYLVEWLKKEGDADPNQIAVMGRSYGGFMVLAAITHYPDLWSAAIDIVGISSFRTFLENTSPWRRKLREAEYGSIEKDGDFFDEIDPLHRTDAITCPLMVLHGANDPRVPIEEAEQIVGELQSRNHPVDYIRFEDEGHFFVKLKNNITAYTGVADFLDKYMGAKKEKVL
- a CDS encoding sugar kinase — encoded protein: MYPELVTIGETMVVLEAAEDGPLRYVPQFNKRHGGAESNVAIGVTRLGHSAGWISQVGDDELGKFLVSAIRGEGVDTSRVTYNEKFPTGLYIKERIREGSTQVYYYRKGSAASQLNQDSIDWEYIKNAKIIHLTGITPFLSESCMKVVEEIIDFVKKNNLFLSFDPNLRHKLMADYPNAKEMVLKFAKQADIFMPGIDEAEYLLGTKDYEEIADYFIKAGVSKICIKNGDKGTYYQSVDGEKGFLPSFKVDRVIDPVGAGDGFAAGVISGLLEAKSLEESVRLGAKIGAMVVTVKGDIEGLPERQALEQFTGEETDVLR
- a CDS encoding IclR family transcriptional regulator; this translates as MIQSVDRALYILDILKNNPRGLGVTEIAGRLEVAKSTAHRLLASLEEHGYVQKVGKEANYRLGLKFIEMNQVVVENLNVVELARPYLEQLSSATGEIVHLVMLDGYEIVYIDKVDNSSTIRIYSQIGRRAQLHCTGVGKAILAYYDDTRINEFIKNNDFRSYTENTITDGQALLQELKYIRESGISYDKEEHEPGIQCVAAPIKDHQNNVQYAISVTGPLTRMTQEKLKECIPKLKETVNHISRQLGYRFS
- a CDS encoding tripartite tricarboxylate transporter TctB family protein → MTLANRIIGTLLVILSAYVWFTANAFPESIGVGPGADFFPKLSAASLAILSIMLILKKEKSDESIFSVSGSSAWKFVIGFITMIVFVILVEIIGFTVAATLFGISWLWLMGIRKLVKLFLIPILVSLLITLVFEQLLNVPIPHGIIY
- a CDS encoding bifunctional 4-hydroxy-2-oxoglutarate aldolase/2-dehydro-3-deoxy-phosphogluconate aldolase; the encoded protein is MKQEMLTKILDAGIVAVVRRIDRDKVMDVISALVEGGVTGIEMTMDSDDVLGAISEAKAKFGDRAVIGAGTVLDGETARMAIQAGAEFIFAPTLNQDTIAIANRYGKIAIPGVFTPTEILQAYEWGADLVKVFPASVLGSKFIKDVRGPLGHIPMMPTGGIDLDNVAEYIKAGAVAAGVGGSLLNKNYIKNSEWDKLTALAAQYVEKVKEARNG
- a CDS encoding tripartite tricarboxylate transporter permease, producing MDYLLQGFGNVFAPEVILLIIAGVIVGIIIGALPGLTATMGVALFLPVTFGMDAVTGILLLIGVYFGSIYGGSIAAILLNTPGTPASAATALDGHPLTQSGKAGKALGISAIASAAGGIISVLLLIFISPQLAEVALNFSAPEMFGLALFGLSIISSISGGSVLKGLIAGVFGLVISTIGMDPMTSYPRFTFEQLSLLNGLNFIPVMIGLFAVSEALVTLEDELKGNGKMKKVVASYILPKWRELKTLWVTMIRSGFIGSFIGIIPGAGADIAAFVSYNEAKRFAKKEEKDTFGKGNPKGIAAAEAANNGVTGGAMVPLLTLGIPGDAVAAVLLGALVVQGIQPGPQLFTTSADLVYTLFAGMLVANILMLIFGLSGIRLFTKILKVPKNTLAVAILVLSVVGSYAISNNFFDVYTMLGAGIIGYFMKKFGFPASPIVLALILGPMAESEMRRALVMSEGSYSIFLTRPISLTFIILAILSLVVPIIMNQLKKKKAAN